gatgagggatgtatgcaagcatttgagctTCTCAATCTTAAGTTAACCACTACCccaatcattaccgcaccaaattggagcttgactttcgagctcatgtgtgacgcaagtgacgtTGCGATTGGGGTTGTCTTGGGTCAAAAGGTTAACAAGATATTTCATTAGTTGTACTAGGCAAGAAataccatgaatgaggctcaaaggaactacacagttaccaaaaaagagttgttggctatagtgtttgcaatggaaaagttttggccatatcttatgggggccaaggtcATAGTGTACActgatcatgccgcccttaggtacttgacgacaaagaaagactccaagggaaGATTGATGCAATGGGTGTTACTAcatcaagagtttgatctagaaattgtggaccggaaaggtagtgagaaccaagtggcagaccacttgtcccgtttggaggaggaggggaggccttgtgatggccttgagatcaatgattcatttcccgacgaacaactccttgcggtgacAATGAATGATATgacatggtttgccgatgttgccaattaccttgtgactggagtaatcccgtgtgagctcttttctaaccaaaggaagaagaacAAGCAGGAttgtttggatttctattgggatgagccatacttgttcaagatttgcacggatggtatgATTCGTAGATATGTCCCGAGGAAGAACAATttagtatcttagaggcttgccattcttcaccatATAGTGGCCATCACGGTAGGGTGAGGACCGCCtagaaagttcttagttgtggattctattggccagccttgttcaaagatgcgggtgattttgtgaagaggtgttATGATTGCCAAAGAGCaggcggaatttcaaaaagggataagatgcctctcaataccattcttgaagtggatatctttgatgtttggaacatcgatttcatgggtccatttatTAGCTCTtatgggaatacttacattctcgtggctgttgactatgtctcaaaatgggttgaagccgtggcttttccTAGCA
This genomic stretch from Nicotiana sylvestris chromosome 9, ASM39365v2, whole genome shotgun sequence harbors:
- the LOC138878521 gene encoding uncharacterized protein, which produces MNEAQRNYTVTKKELLAIVFAMEKFWPYLMGAKVIVYTDHAALRYLTTKKDSKGRLMQWVLLHQEFDLEIVDRKGSENQVADHLSRLEEEGRPCDGLEINDSFPDEQLLAVTMNDMTWFADVANYLVTGVIPCELFSNQRKKNKQDCLDFYWDEPYLFKICTDALFKDAGDFVKRCYDCQRAGGISKRDKMPLNTILEVDIFDVWNIDFMGPFISSYGNTYILVAVDYVSKWVEAVAFPSNEARSVVAFIKKSIFTSRGLIVGLTGCEMLQGYVDTIGHSGINAQVSEVSSAATAMVKQQGKGSKQPGRGESSRGGK